The Zingiber officinale cultivar Zhangliang chromosome 2A, Zo_v1.1, whole genome shotgun sequence genomic sequence tTTTACTCCTTTTACTTGAATTAACTCATCTAACTATAGAATTTATTGAACACCTTTGAACTCTATACAATCATAACCTATTTTTTAATTGGTGCCGGATTTATGTATTATACCAGAATAACGAAAATGCCATATTTGTTTTAtctctaatttttaaatttatctccatagatttatataaataaagttaATTAGAACTTTAACAATACTTAGCAATACTTGTTAGTCTTCACTCTCTAATGATACTGAGATTAAACGTATAGAGAATAGAATAAACTAAAGAGTAAATAAATAGATTATCACTAATCATTTGATCTTTCTTAACAAACTACTGATTTCAGATTAAAGCATAGCAAAAGTAGCAAAGGCAAGTTGGTCCTAATCAAACACTAGCTAAATTAGAATCTTGAGATCAACACACAGCTTCACTTTCTCTTCTTTGCCGGTGGCTGTGGAAGCTCCTCGTCCTCTTCATCGTCTTCCTCATCCTCATCGTCCTCTTCCTGTTCCTCGTCATCGTCGTCATCATCATCGTCATTATCATCATCGTCCTCTTCGCTTCCGCCTTCGCCATTGGCTTCTGGGTCATCTTTTTCATCTCCTTCGTTGTCGTTTTCATCCCCGGAAGGATCACCTTCACCTCCATCGTCCTCCTGATCTTCACCATCTTGGTCATCGTCATCCTCATCGTCGTCCTCATCAGATTCTCCATCATCTTTGTTCTCCGGCACAGATTCATGCTTGCTCTTTTGAAGTAGCCTTCAAACATGACGATGGATTAATCATCCTACTGCTTTGAGCTTAAGGTAACATTATCTTACCTGTGAATTGCATCAGGACCTTCAACAAGCTGACCAGTTTGACTTGATACAGAGCCAATCTGAaacaataaaagtatataaaCATGGAATGCATTTAGTATTTGAACAAACAATTTGATCTATTTCAACGATGAACTGCTTGTATCGAACAGTGTATATAAATCGAAAGACGATCTTCTCGTATTTTATGCCTTCGCATAACTGAGAGCATCAAGCAAATGAAAAGGTTTCTTTCTTCACACTTTTCTAATGCTTGATAAACATAAACTAGAGCATAAACATTCTTCGCAAACATCCTCTGTAGAAGAGTAAACAGGGTAAAGAACATAAACATCATGCATGGAAGGTTAACTTCCATGATCTAATATCTTGTTTGTGAAGCAATTAAGAACAAATCTTACACTAGGCCTAAATCCTTGCCGATCCTAACCTTTATTGTCAAGTATGTTTACTAATTGTCGAACCTGATAGGGTGAATTTTCTTTTCTCATATTTTTTCCTCTAACAAACTATTGGAGCACCATGGAGCCAATTGAAGTAGAACTTAAGTCACAAGAACTAGAGATTGGTATGATCTGAACAGAGTTAATTCAACCTTCCATAAGCTCATGATATTAAGAACATCTGAAAAACCAAGCCTGTGACAAACATATGTTAATTCACAAATCACCAGAAAGTTTGTTCATAAGAGTAATGATGTCATTCTTATTTTTTCACACTGGATGGTGTATctaacataaaaaaaattcaagctTGCACATTAAATCAATGAGTTCATGAAATATAAATTATGCAGAATCGAGTAAAAAGCACTAGATGCTAATTGAAGATTAGAAATTGTTGACTTGTAAACCGAAGAAGCATGGAAGGTTTTAGTCCTGGAGGACATTCGCAAACTGCATAAATTAACCTACATAATCTAATGTCATTCCAAAAACAAAAGATAAATGAACGACTGTGAAAGCAGTGCAGCCAGAGACTCAAGATAAGCAATCAGCAATAGTTCAAACACAGCTCTACTTTGTCAAGAACTGCAAATGCAGTTGCAATGGAGTTTGATATCCATTTATGGTGAAAAACCAAATTTAAAAGCGAACAAAAGTGTAGATATAACAATGAAGCAGATAAGAAAGGGGAAAAACTCAAGAACACCCTTGCAGCAGGGTCCGAAACGACAAAGAGTCACCCAATGACAAAAGAACATCTCCAAATTCTCTACTTTTAGCAGTCGCAATGAAATAAATAACAAAGGAAATTGGATGGAGGACATCAAGCTGAAGAAAAGCCCCCTTTTTTTTTTACCGCCAGTAGAAGCGAAAGGAGAGTCTTTTTCGCGACCAAAGCAGCCTCGGCGACGAACAACAGCACTACGGAGCATAAAGCAGCTCTGCTGCTCTGGGTTCGACAGAGAACCTCCATCTCTACAAAATACACACCAAAACCCTTCAAAGAAACCAGCAACGAGATGAAAAAAGGATGAGAAATAGAAGCCTACAACTGCAGCCCTCTATCGTGGCAAAGCACAAACCGAGCAGCGAAGAATCCCGCGAGACCGAGGAGGGAGCGTAGCAGAGAGACGCCTCCGATCCGATGCTGCCGCGCCAGATCTCCGAGTCTCCTTCGAGGATTAGGGTTTTAGGATATGTTGGGAGCCATGATCCTGTTCAAGCCGTTGAAGCATATGGTGGCAAACTGACGTCTGATCTCTCGGGCTTTATAAAATCGAACGGCTATTATAGGTATGTTAAGATATCGATGCACCGTTCGGTTGGAGAAGATCCCCACTGTACTTTAGGGGTTTGGGGCCGGGCTCACGGATAGATTGGGTTCGTTAAAAGTGTCGGCGGCTTCCTATTTCTGGTGATAAATAATAGATTTGCGGATTAAAATCTAGTACTTTTTTAGCAATTCAGTTCCCATCAATCGAGAGTTATCTCCGATCCTAGAGTTCATAAAAATAGTCCCGTGTCTTGACCATTTATACTAATGGCTAATAAACATCCGTGATTTATTTCCTCCGTGTTGGtctagggacgggttgacgggagCACTGGggacgagcgaatcaccttttgccacataaaAATAGTCCCGTGTGTCCCCTCGGGGCGATGCGATGGTTAAAATATGGGGTGttatcacatgaggtcttggggtcaaaactcggcgtgaccgagcataacctcccccatgtcttgaccatttgcactaatggctagtagccacccgtgatttacctcctccgtgttgacctagagacgagttggcgggggcgctgggggcgagcgaatcgccttttgccacataaaAATAATCCCGTGATgattaagacatggggtgttgccatCAATTCAATCCCTTCGGGGCgatgcgatggttaagacatggggtgttgccacatgatgtcatggggtcgaaactcggcgtgaccgagcataatctcccccatgtcttggccatttgcactaatggctagtagccacccgtgatttacctcctccgtgttggcctagggacgggttggcgggggcgctgggggcgagcgaatcgcctttttgtCACATAAAAACACTGGTCGGTGGGTCGAAACTCGCCGTGACCGAGCATGACCTCCcctatgtcttggccatttgcactaataactagtagtcatccgtgatttacctcctccgtgttggcctagggacgggttggcgggggcactgggggcgagcgaatcgcctttttttTTGCCACATAAAAACAGTGGATCAAAAAATGAATCATTCATAATTACGATGAGATCATAGTCGTAATTTGATCACAATTGATTCTATGGATTTATCATCACCTAAGATTATACTTTGGGTCAGGGTGGATGGTCGGAGGTAGGGAGGCCGCTAGCGATGGGTAAGTGGCCAAATTATCGAGGGTTGCGGACGACTTTCGATCATATATCTCGATCCAAACTATAACTTGGAGGACGATGAATCCAAAGAGAGATTGTAACCAATTACGATTGGATCATGACCACGATCCAATCACAATTATAAGTGATTTATTCTCTAATTCACTTTTTAATATACTAGGAGATCTGGTAATTCCCATCCTACCCATACAAAAATCGACTTAGAGTTATTTTATCTTTTGTTCACGGGTGTGCAGAAGACAGAGCATTTCTAAATCCTTTTATGAAGATGAATTTATTGTCAGCTTCAGTGTCTCTCAATtctattttctaaacttagcttcAATTTTACGATCAAATCTTCCTTGTCGATGAGCTAGAGGACGCCGACATCTCTACTCCGGCCACTAGTTCCTTCAGAGCATGAGAATCTCGGCTGCCAAGCACCACCTCAAgatcctcaagctcatcgagaaGCAAGGAATTTAAGCAAGGTGCAGCGAAGAAGCGGTTTAGACAATCTTATCATCCGAGATAGAGATGTAGGGCTGAACTGTCTTATATGACCGAGTTATTTTGCAAGGCCAAGTTGTTGAGTTCTAGAGTCGGTCGAGCTACCGAGTTGCAGAGTCAAGCAAAGTCGGTCAAGCTGTCGAGTGCCACTCATGCCCAAATGGATTTCTGAGTACCCAGTCGAGAAAGCGATGTAGAGTACTTGGGAAGTAGTCTTGAGTCCGAGTGGGTTTACGAGTACTCAAAAACATAGAAGTTAAGGTCTGCATTAAATGCAGTTTCCTTAAATTAAATAGATTTGTCCCCCTCGAGTGGTGCTACAGAGTTATGCAGGACGTTTGTCTCCCAGAATACAACGGTAAGAAATCACGATCACAACCTAGCACGGATTATTCGTGGTAAACTTAAAAAATACTTGATTGTTATCATGGATAAATTGTCAAGTGGAAAGAATACTAGacagagaagaagatgagagaaacATAGGTGGAAAGCTTATGAGTCTTTGTTTTTGTAGTGTGTATTTTACATGTAGTCGTAGCTTTTTTATATAGGATGATCTATTAATGACCATTTATCACCATTACTTGCCGAGCTCAAAACGTCGATGTTTCATTTAACCAATTACTGATTTTAGATTCTACATTAACAGTTAAGCAATCAGCAAAAAGGCTCATGTGGCGACACGTTAGTTCATTCTTCACTTGGGAAAATTTGATCCAGACTAGTCTAACATTCGATACGCTTAGATTGTGATCACACATGAGTCAACTTGATTCAGTGTAATCAAGACCTTACGAGCTCATGTATGAGAGAAAGTCTTTTCTTGTATAATTATTCACAATATATATGCTTGTGATATAATATAAACCGATCAAAAGATCTTGAACTTCCATTCACAGTGAAGTCTTCTTCTATCTTTCCACCTATTTATCATTCACATTTCTAAATCGATGATGATAGAGCGACAGCGACGAAGAGGTCGAAGGACTACCTTGCCAAGTGCGTGGCCTCTGCTACTTCTTGCAAGGGATATAACAAATGCATTGCAGCTCCAACGACGTTGGTAGTGCGGCAGATGAGGAAAAAGGTGGTTGGTCCCGTCTGAAACTGAACCTGGAGCTGGAAGCTGCAAACCTATGCACACCATAGACAGGGCCAACGGTAACATTAGGCAAAAGCTAGGGAGGGGGTCTCTGACACAAGCAttctgatgctcaagttagaaCGGTAGCCGAgtgaaaatggagaagaaaatgaATAGTAGAACCGTAATAtggatgtgtgtgcatgtgtgtgtACTCATACCTAGCCAATGAAGAGGTCTCCCCTTTTATATTATTTCTCATAACCTCTGTAATAATGAGACGTCAGAGAATGTCAGGTATTAGAATATGTCGAATAATGGAGGACGGAAAGTCGCCTTCTCCTAAGCAAAGGAAGGTTTTATTGCATGTATATGTCAGAGCAGGGGAATATTCCTTGGTGAGTAGTCATTATTCTCTGATAGGTGTTTGTGATTCCCTGACAAGGTTATCTCCTAGAGGGAGTCCGACTGGCTATAGGGTCGATCGGGTTTATGTTGGGAGTCATGCCTATAAGGAGTGGGAACTAAGCCATAGAAATCCGACCACATCTAGGGCTGACCGGGTTTATGTCGGGAGTCATACTCATGAGAAATGTAGAGATGCGTCTCAGGGATCTGATTGGATCTAGGGTCGGTCGGGTTTatgttgggagtcatgcccatgagtgGAAAGCTAAGTCCCAGGATCCGACTGGCTCTAGAGTCGATTGGGTTTATGTTGGGAGTCATGTCCATGAGGAGTGGATAGCTGAGCCCTGAAGATTTGATCGGCTCTAGGGTCAGCCAGGTTTATGTTGGGAGTTATGCCTATGAGCAGTAAGGAGCTGAGCCCCGAATATCTAACCGGCCCTAGGATTGGTCGATTTTATGCTGAGAGTCATGCTCATGAGAAGTAGAAAACTAAGTCCCGAGATCCGACCAGCTCTAGGACTAGTCGGATTTATGttaggagtcatgcccatgaggagCAGCGAGTTGAGCCCCGAAGATCCAACAAGATCTAGGGCCGACCGGATTTATGTTAGGAGTCATGCCCATAAAGAGTGGGAAGATGAGCCCCGAAGGTTCGACAATACTAAAGTCAGTTGGGCAAatgttgggagtcatgcccataaATAGTGGAGAATTGAGCCCCGTAAGTCTGACCAGCTATAGAGTCGGTCGGACTATGAGAAGTGGGGAAATGAGCCCCAAAGATCTGACCGATAGTAGAGCTGGTTAGGCTAATGTCGGGAGTTGTATCCATGATAAGTGAGAAGTTGGTCCCCGTTGAGTCAACTGATACTAGAGTCGGTCGGGCTAATATTGGGAGTCATACCTATTAGGAGTGGGGAGCCGAGCCTCATTGAAAGTTGTTTGTTTGGATATATACACCTTGACTTTTACTATCGCCTCATCTTGACCTTGATTACCACATCACCTTAAATATCGACCCCACCTTATCTTTGGGGTCACTCACAACACGTCGTattacaagcctccccttcaagtttagtcaaaGGAGATTTATGACCGACTAACTAGACccaagtccttctgtcgttcaATCATCTGATCGGTGGGCGACTCTAACACTCGTTGTCAATGATCTGTCAACACTATCTTTCTAAAAAAAATGACAATCAAACATTCTACGAGGAGTGTCGAGTGAGtagctgatgtgcgtagattttatacacttgtttagcatgttttgacgcacattcttatattttatacatgctttatctatgcactttcatgttccttgctttgcttttagcataaatatttttctttgttCGAAGATCTGCTCTTGTGCGTTTTATGCTTTCaagagtcaaatttggagaagaattgatgtccgTGGCTGATTCTACAACTAAACGGAGGAAAGACGACTTTGGCAATGAGTGCCACATGACCTTGCAAAGGGGAATGGCCCTGGCCGTGTGGTCATGAGAGAGTCGTGTAGCATCGGCATCAAGGGAGAATGCCTGGGTCGTGTGaagttgcacggccgtgccaccttCTCTAGCCAGCCAGTGCACGGCCGTGTAtggttacacggccgtgtagccttTCCAATGATGAAGATTGCCCTGGCCGTGTATAATTACATGACCATGTAGCCCTTCCAGAGCCGAAgaatggcatggtcgtgtgtgccacacggtcaTGCAACACTTCCAGAGGCAAGAACTGATCAGGTcatgtggtttcacacgaccgtgtaagcaaGCAGAAAGGGgacatggcacgaccgtgtgaggatcacacggccgtgtgaccttggACGAGAGGAGGAACGCCTTGGccatgtggatctcacacggtcgtgtcctaAGCCATGTGGCGCCCAAATGCCCTCCTCTATATATAGAGCTTCTTCCCCTTTAAAAagaggaggctctccctttggggagatcggTTCTTGGGTGAATTTCCAGCATCGGAGGGAGATTTCTGTCCAAGATTTGACTCTAAGAGCaaaggattggttccgaagatcactcatcgtatcAAGATAAGCATTCCCTTCTACTTTCTTGATTTGGATCGGAATGTCTTTATTCTTCTTGTCTTCGATTCTTTCCTCGGTTTCTATGGGgtagattctttgttctaggaAGGAGGGAATATTTGTGATGTAATTTGATGTAAGATCCATGGATTTGCCATCTTCTTATTTCAAGGATATTGTATtgttttgtatcaatcaatcttgtatggattgttataTTTTGtgtctaattaccattcttgattggttgtttgtatttccTGTGGAATCTTGCCAAGGAATTTGCtaaatcgtatgaccgaggggcatcgtgacagggctgcccgcTCACGGACCTTTTAGGGAATCCTTTAGGGATAAAGCAAGAACATACAAAAAAGTAGGACGGATTGACATGCTTAATTCTATATCTTAaggtgaattgattagtgatgtgtttctatgtcgtatgaccaaggggtgtcgtgacagggttgccccgctaacggacttcatagggatcataactcttTGATTACTTAGGATTTAGATTTGAGTCCTTAACTGGTGTTTTCTGCAAAAGATAACCGGTGAATTCTTACGAATACGTTACAATTGAGGACAAGGTTTGGTAGATTGCattacattgataagtatcacaaagaaaccaagacTCCTAGAACCTTATTAAAACTGAATTCCTACATTTAACCCTTACATCTAATCTTTAGTTATAAATGATCTTTTAACcgtttgtttagctaattcgcctTTGAAACATCTTTAGTGATTATAACCAGTCCTtttggatacgatatcttttattattactgacgacgtaaccgtacacttgcggtgacATAACAGTAGTGATTCGTGCGGTGTGCCGAGTGACAGCTTATGAGGAGTGTTGAGCAAGCGATGATTTATGCAGCGTGCTAAGCAAACTGTGGTAAGTAAGGAATGTCAAGCAGGCGGTGGTATGTAAGAAATGTCGAGCGGGTTGCGATATGTGAGTGTCGAGCAGACGACGATATGTAAGAAATGTCGAGCGGACCATGATATGTGAGTGTCGAGCGAGCGATGATATGTGAGTGTCGAGTAGACGATAATATGTAAGGAATGCAGAGCAAACGACAATTTATGTGACATGCCGAGCAACAGCTTGTGAGGAGTGCTGAGCGAGCGATGATTTGTAAGGAATGTCAAGTGGGCTAAGGGTGTAAATAAATCAAGccggctcgcgagcttttcgagTTGACAcgaaaaatatttgattcataTTCGAATTTATCAAATTCGAGCCGAACTtgaacatgttcgaactttttttaagccgaactcgagcccaaattatattgttcgatagTTCGCGAGTTGTTCACGagccttaatattttattaatataagttaaatatatattaaataaataaatttctagCCTTTCGAATAGCTATTTTTGAGCAATAATTCAAATAGTTCACAAACATGTTCGAATCTTTCAATTCGAACTTGAACTCAAGCCCTAATTCGAACTGAACTCgaacaaaaatttttaaaattttcgagcttcgaatcgagcttGAATTCAAATATACCTATTTCAAGCTGaattcaacccttagatttttctacatattcggctcgattcggTTCGTTTATACCCCTAAAGTGGGCAATGACTTGTGATAACTCTCGGTCAAGTGGGAGTCATGCCCAAGTAAATGGGTGCTGGGAGTCATGCCCAAGTTAAAATGTTGGGTAGCCAAACCCAAGTGAGTTGATACAGGGAGTCATGCCCAAGTGAATTAGCCCTGAGAGTCATACCTAAGTGGATTAATGTTAGGAGTCATGCCCAAGTAAATTAGTGTTGGGAGTCATACCCAATTGAATAACTTGCATAAGgcatgcacgcttataactcgcagCTGTGGTGAAAGTCCAGGGCAGCTGACTAGATGATTGTTGGGCGTGTGAGTCATGTACACTTATAACTCACAAttggggtgagagtttgggatAGTCAACGGGATGGTTGTTGGTAGGGATGTAgatgaaccaagccgctcatgagctattcgaaattcgattcgataaaagttcatttgagctcgtttcatgaggctcgttaagataaacaaatcaagctcaagctctataatattcagctcgttagcttgtgaacatgttcgttaagctcatgaatcaatttttaaataaaaaattaatagttttgatattaaaattatagattttacactctacttaagaaacatatagataaatatattaaatttatttattaaaataaaattataaattttaataagaatattataattttctctaaatatataatttagtttttaatgaagatttaaatttataatttatatttattaagatcatttaggctcaataaaagctcgaataagctcgtgagccatgaatatatttgttaaataaagctcgCGCTCGGatcgattataaacgagttaaactcaaacattcaagaatttagctcgactcggctcgattatgttggtgcaagctgcaccagaatcaaacctaacttttgatgttgtcaaaggttcaagttaagtcttgttgtgatctaacaagcttactgagtgtgcagaatgtttactcaaccgggaaagacctagttggaggctaggcaggagaaatcttagcagatcgtggaacccaggtgaaagtccaagaaggtcgaggggagacgaagcttggcagtgtgatcgagaggtctgaaggatcgaagatcaaaggaaaagtcctggggagccgatcaaggctgagtgagaagtccaaactggatctggaggatcaaagtttggcaggtaggttgaggtaagcaaactggaggagcgacagtgaggtcgggttcctggaGGGAACaatcttaggtcgctgatccaactgaagaaaccgggaaggtttccaagttgagatcaagaacagttctactgttcttttattactcatgcattattatactgttatactaacatctgtgttgcagggtgttttttgttctaacactgttttgcaggtctaggcggatcggtcgaccgaactagaggatcggtcgaccgaaccaagtaaggTCAGCACAGAAGTCagtccagatcagaactgagccagagtccggtcaaagcttgatcggtcgaccgaaaagtaagatcgatcgaccgaaactgttgactcagcaagccagttcatcagcatcgaatcagcaagcaaaggaaagaagggctgatcggtcgaccgaacaagaggatcggtcgaccgatccaatcaacatttaatcagcattaaagggtgatctcggcacatttcaacgaacaaggaaaaaccttgttcggtcgaccgataaaaggattcggtcgaccgaaccattgaaggcaaaTTAAAGCACAATTATGAGCCAGCGTCAAATTGCCAGCTGGAGGTGATCGaagctagttcggtcgaccgaacaggggatcggtcgactgaacctcagtCCACTTATAAATTCAGACTCAAAGATAGAAGCCAATCCAGAACTTTCTGATCACAAGTTACTACTCTGCAAGCGACTCATCTTCAGTGCAAAGCTACGTCATTTGGAAGAACCGACCTACGCTACATCTtcgattcatttgtcggtatacttgttttttgttttatacttaattgctaataagatagtagatttgttactatcttattctattgtacttgtacgatctgcttctctccgaggagttcggagagaagagttttagtgctttgcccatcggtgcagtcaaggatcgcgggccttcgagtaggagtcgagctagtctccgaacgaagtaaaacatttgtgtctctatttactttccgctgtgcatgactttgatttaaatacgaaaagaatagtttttaaaagacgcgatattcacccccccccctatatcgcgctactcgatcctatcaattggtatcagagcaaggttagctttgaaatttcttaaccgattttctaagcatctttaaaatcttttcttttcttcaaatttctttaatatttttcattatctctattttttcaagcactactaatcccaagacaaaagtcttggaaatattttttttaatctgtgctttgcaaggatgtcgaattcatatcaagaaggctatagcacggtctgacctccactattcaaaggagaaaactttagctactggaagaataggatggagtgtttcctgaagtctgacatcgagctctggttcacaatcttgaaaggtTATACTCCTCCAACGAAGGACAGAACAACTCTAGAACCGG encodes the following:
- the LOC122042705 gene encoding glutamic acid-rich protein-like, yielding MEVLCRTQSSRAALCSVVLLFVAEAALVAKKTLLSLLLAIGSVSSQTGQLVEGPDAIHRLLQKSKHESVPENKDDGESDEDDDEDDDDQDGEDQEDDGGEGDPSGDENDNEGDEKDDPEANGEGGSEEDDDDNDDDDDDDDEEQEEDDEDEEDDEEDEELPQPPAKKRK